A single genomic interval of Methanooceanicella nereidis harbors:
- a CDS encoding DUF4435 domain-containing protein, whose product MLEYEKASHILNKIRMQRNYFQGCFLIVEGTSDALFFRQFVDEKDCKILVAGGKYHVIEALRKIDGDDEKRVIGIVDSDYSRLDGESLEMPNLFMTDTHDLETLIIRSQALNKFLIQYASYTKLNSFVVRYDRTSQQEPDIRHILVNSGKYLGYFVWLNQRKGWNFDFSDIDYGRFVDAETLRIDSNRMVEHVVSRCNGKRRYYIDEVENSLFKMIRSKGGEDDLWQVCRGHDLVEILLIGIKRIFGYDGAKDLVNSREDVERNLRLSFGVIHLVSTSLYASLREWERNNPQYRVFSFEDIEMNGKAEYNPEPVKENN is encoded by the coding sequence ATGTTAGAGTATGAAAAGGCGTCCCATATACTGAATAAGATCAGGATGCAGCGTAATTACTTTCAGGGGTGTTTTCTCATTGTCGAGGGCACATCTGACGCTCTTTTCTTCAGGCAGTTCGTGGATGAAAAGGACTGCAAGATACTTGTCGCGGGAGGAAAATACCATGTCATCGAGGCGCTGAGGAAGATCGACGGGGATGATGAAAAAAGGGTCATAGGCATCGTCGACTCTGATTATTCAAGGCTTGACGGGGAAAGCCTCGAGATGCCGAACCTATTCATGACCGACACACATGATCTGGAGACATTAATAATAAGGTCACAGGCACTTAATAAGTTCCTGATCCAGTATGCGAGCTATACTAAGCTCAACAGTTTTGTCGTCCGCTATGACCGGACATCACAGCAGGAGCCGGACATAAGGCATATACTGGTCAACAGCGGCAAATACCTCGGCTATTTTGTATGGCTGAACCAGAGAAAAGGATGGAACTTTGATTTTAGCGACATTGACTATGGCCGGTTCGTCGATGCGGAAACTCTGCGCATCGACAGCAACAGGATGGTCGAGCACGTTGTATCCCGCTGTAACGGAAAACGAAGGTATTATATTGATGAGGTCGAGAACAGCCTTTTCAAGATGATAAGGTCTAAGGGCGGTGAAGACGACCTGTGGCAGGTATGCCGCGGCCACGATCTCGTCGAGATACTGCTGATCGGCATAAAGAGAATATTCGGCTATGACGGCGCAAAGGACCTTGTCAATAGCAGGGAGGACGTCGAAAGAAACCTCAGGCTGTCCTTCGGCGTTATACATCTCGTGAGCACTTCACTGTATGCTTCACTAAGAGAATGGGAGAGAAATAACCCGCAATATAGGGTCTTCTCTTTTGAGGATATTGAAATGAATGGCAAGGCCGAATATAATCCCGAGCCGGTCAAAGAAAATAACTGA
- a CDS encoding AAA family ATPase: MIMRIKKISVYGLFGLFDHVVPLFTEDRITIIHAPNGYGKTTILKLIYSLCKGHDIDILMTDFKRFRLDFEDGSNIQVEKIKNDYPQKKSGGLLKDLNFKEILKYTYTKADGEVLEYIPRFNREKLRSFISQLISPKANNGDAAFKDPDAIKDLELDEVVNVYSNMFSNLISGSDDQPEWLAGMRDCIDIIFIESSRLYNAPGNYSARDKTNGPEPIVNVYSEGIMDVMAAKISLYADVSHRLDRAFPARLSKNMEMLIKNELKDGDILDTASINCELKELEVRRSRLIEAGLLENGESDHVDISEGMQDNARIVLTMYVRDMKEKLSVFDDLEKKIELLKKIINKQFLYKKMVVSKEKGFIFTLPDGSYLKPDRLSSGEQNELILNYDLLFNSSPGSFILIDEPEISLHIMWQQQFIRDLKEISGLADIDILIATHSPHIIDDFWDLTAELKGAPDVRV; this comes from the coding sequence ATGATCATGAGAATAAAAAAGATCTCTGTTTACGGGCTTTTCGGGCTGTTTGACCACGTCGTCCCTCTATTCACGGAAGATAGGATAACCATAATACATGCACCCAACGGGTACGGGAAAACGACTATCCTCAAGCTCATTTATTCGCTGTGTAAAGGGCATGACATCGATATTCTCATGACTGACTTTAAGCGGTTCCGGCTTGACTTTGAGGACGGCTCCAACATACAGGTCGAAAAGATAAAGAACGACTATCCTCAGAAAAAAAGCGGAGGGCTGCTGAAAGACCTCAACTTTAAGGAGATATTGAAATACACTTACACAAAGGCTGACGGGGAAGTTCTTGAATATATCCCCAGGTTTAACCGGGAAAAGCTCAGGAGCTTTATATCCCAGCTGATATCGCCTAAGGCAAATAATGGCGATGCGGCTTTTAAAGATCCCGACGCAATTAAGGACCTTGAGCTTGACGAGGTAGTGAACGTCTACAGTAACATGTTCTCGAACCTGATAAGCGGATCCGACGACCAGCCCGAATGGCTGGCAGGAATGAGGGATTGTATAGATATCATTTTTATCGAGTCCTCGAGGCTGTATAATGCCCCGGGGAACTATTCCGCTCGCGATAAAACGAACGGGCCGGAGCCCATAGTAAATGTGTACTCAGAAGGGATCATGGATGTCATGGCGGCGAAGATATCCCTTTACGCTGACGTTTCTCACAGGCTGGACAGGGCATTCCCTGCCAGGCTTTCAAAAAATATGGAAATGCTGATAAAGAACGAGCTGAAGGATGGGGACATCCTGGACACGGCATCGATCAACTGCGAGCTTAAAGAGCTGGAAGTCAGAAGGTCAAGGCTGATCGAGGCCGGCCTTCTCGAAAACGGCGAATCTGACCATGTCGACATCAGCGAGGGCATGCAGGATAACGCCCGCATCGTCCTTACAATGTACGTACGGGATATGAAAGAAAAGCTTTCAGTGTTCGACGATCTTGAGAAAAAGATCGAGCTGTTGAAAAAGATAATCAACAAACAGTTCCTGTATAAGAAAATGGTCGTCAGTAAAGAGAAAGGATTCATCTTTACGCTCCCCGACGGCAGCTATCTAAAACCGGACCGGTTATCCTCGGGGGAACAGAACGAGCTTATCCTGAATTATGATCTTTTATTCAATTCGAGCCCGGGCTCGTTCATACTGATAGACGAGCCGGAGATATCCCTGCATATTATGTGGCAGCAGCAGTTCATAAGGGACCTGAAAGAGATATCGGGGCTGGCGGACATCGATATACTCATAGCGACGCATTCACCGCATATAATAGATGATTTCTGGGACCTGACGGCAGAGTTGAAGGGTGCTCCTGATGTTAGAGTATGA
- a CDS encoding carbonic anhydrase: MAKKGINILLDKLEHNDVYAQKATVSGKYDEMMESQKPDVTLVTCSDSRVHERALDEKIGKIFSVKNIGNRVEPNLGSILYGACQLHTPLLMILGHTGCGAIHSSIRDMADKHHRVRKSLAFFKPAVDDVDSILDKKGGITKYIRDHNITTAKSVSDITFFETLLTEANVDRQIDTLLDEGHIRKLISSEKLMVIGAIYDFKDIYSTNRGSIFITNVNGKSDVADICKMDILGEYKDFVSGRVKRFLFYK, from the coding sequence ATGGCCAAAAAAGGTATCAACATACTACTGGATAAGCTGGAGCATAACGATGTGTATGCCCAAAAGGCGACAGTATCCGGAAAATACGATGAGATGATGGAAAGCCAGAAGCCGGACGTCACTCTCGTGACCTGTTCTGACTCCCGGGTGCATGAAAGGGCTCTGGATGAAAAGATAGGGAAGATATTCTCGGTCAAGAACATCGGCAACAGGGTAGAGCCGAACCTTGGCAGTATCCTGTACGGGGCATGCCAGCTCCATACCCCGTTATTGATGATACTGGGCCATACGGGCTGCGGCGCGATACATTCCTCGATAAGGGATATGGCGGATAAGCACCACCGTGTGAGAAAATCGCTTGCGTTCTTCAAGCCTGCCGTAGATGATGTCGACTCCATCCTGGATAAAAAAGGCGGTATCACGAAATATATCCGGGATCATAATATCACGACAGCAAAGTCTGTAAGCGACATAACGTTTTTTGAGACCCTGCTTACTGAGGCGAACGTCGACAGGCAGATCGACACGCTTCTTGATGAGGGACATATTAGAAAGCTTATCAGTTCGGAAAAGCTGATGGTCATTGGAGCGATTTATGACTTCAAGGATATATATTCGACGAACAGAGGGTCGATATTTATAACGAACGTTAATGGCAAGTCCGATGTCGCCGATATATGTAAAATGGACATCTTAGGGGAGTACAAAGATTTCGTTTCCGGTAGAGTGAAAAGGTTTTTATTCTACAAATAA